TGTTGGATTCACTGGGATGTGGTGTGGAGACAGGTCACAGCTTCCTCCCCATCCAGTACCTGGTGATGGTCCATCAGCAGTAGGTTCCCTCTGACTATGCTGGTGGGCTCTCCCCTGCTCAGCAGGACCTTGGCCATGAGGTCCGTGTACCCCCGGAAGAAGATGATTGGGCGCAACTGGACGTCAAAGAAGGTGGCTGACATCCCAGCCATGAGCTCtggctcctcttccccttctgaGAGGTTTTCTCCCATCATCGACTCCATCCCTTGTGCTTCAAAGGTGACCTGGAAGACAGAAGTGGAGAGGCCCTTTGGAGCAGAACACGAGCAATGGAGTGTCTTGGATGGGGCATCCAAGCCATCCCTGAGCACCCTGAGGGATCAGTGTCGTGTcctctggtgttttttttttttgggggggggtggatAGCAGGGGattcccttctccagagcaAGAGTGTCTGGTTTCATACTGGTGGTTTGGGAATTTGCCTGTTTCTGATGCAGGATGTGCTGAGCGCAGAGGTGAAGCACCCCAAAGAGGCtaagaggggacacagggacagcagtggCACCACTGGGTTGGTGTTGTCACCCCCCCTCAACCCCCTCTCCCACCGGCACCTGAGCTGCACGAAGCCGCTGGCCATGGCTAAGCAGGGAGAAGTCTGAGACGCTCTTCCTCAGGAATCCACCCTCCAAAAACAGCAGGTCCAGCCCGAAAGTGGAAGTCAGGTCCTGGGTGACTGAAAGGCGGAGAGGTGCCCATGAACATCCCTGGGTATCTGGTGGAAGGGGGGTTGTAACAGGATGattttaagttcccttccaacccaaacctgtgCTACCATTCTGCATCTTCTTTCATTCTTGCAATACTCAAATGATTTAGCATTGCAAGGTTGGGTTTATTTTCTCCCTGGGTATTCCACCTTCACTGAGCCTCTGCAAGGCCAGACCGAGCTAATTTGAAGAGGGACAGAAATGAGAACTGAGGGACGAAGAATTCAGCAGATATTTAGCAAGTGCCGATTTTTATAGTTTCTGAAGTTTGATTCTCTCTTTTAAATCTCAGTACaagagacctcctttttgaaggtcttattaaaaatactaaagGAACTGAGGAATGGAGTGAAATATCTTGACTTGTcaaggaaagcacagaaaattccaCCAGCAATCTGCTACTTGTTTCATCTCCAGCTGAAGCTCCTCTTTCAAAccagcaggatttgggaaaaGCATGTTAGACAAGGGTATGTTCATATCAGGTGGTGGTGGCCAGCTGGTTCTCAGAAACCTTCCCCAAGATTTTGGGGCATTCTATAGACCCGAATCCTCCTCTGGAAGCTGCTTTTTCCCACCAACCCATGCTTTAACCCTCTGAGAGGGCCATGGGATCCGTGTCCTTCATGCTGGCACCTGTCATAGGTcctgagaaagaagaggagaTGCCAACTTTAGAGAAGAAGTTGTAATTATTTATCCGTGGGTCTCCCATGATGTCTTTCATTATCTtcctggaaaagagagggaaagaataTGTCAgccctgggagggagggaaggcagaAGATCAGTGGTCACTACAGAAGGAAATATAATTTGCCAAAGTATTTCTCATGGTTGCTGactgcccagagcagtgtgagtaaaaaaaatgaaagcattagACATAGCTTACTGTggaatttccttttcctctggcttATTAAGATAGATGAGGCAGATATttttgtgcagcttttgcttAGCTCTGAAAAACGTGAGTGCTTGGTTTGTTCTGTGCAGACAGGAAGCTTAATGCAGCCACAAAGTGTGCACTGCCCTGGGAGCCAGAGCTTCAGCCTCCAAGGACTCTGCCCTAAACCACAAGCCTGGGTTCCACAGCCATGGGGCAGGATGACAAGGAGCATCAGGTTTTGCCTGACTATGTGGCATCTGCATCCCTTTTGTTGCTCCAGGAATGTCCAGGCAGCCCCCATGAAGTGATGCTAGCACATTTTAAAGATATGTTGGTCCAAAACCTACAGCTGGActgtggaggaggagaaaaaagtgatgtagagcagaggggaaaaatgcaCCCGTCCCCCCAGGCCCCACTTTGCCAGGTGGTGATGGTCACGAAGGCTGTTCTGGATTTTCAGCAGCAGGAACGTGGCCATCTCTGTCTCCATCTCATTGGTGGCCAGCAGGATATTGATGACATCCATGGGCAAGGGGTGGTTATCCAGGAGGATTTCTGCAGCGGCCAGGCGACAGGTTTTGTCATAACTCTTCCTCTTCTGGTGGAAAACCCTCCTCATCGCTCGCTTCACCTGATGAGAAGGGGTAATTAAAAAGAGTGCAAATGCACCCCAGCAGCTTGGCTTTGAGTGGGGAGGGGAGCACCAAGCCTTGGCAACTTCCTCTCCTACCTTGCTGCAGATGTGGGGAGCAGGAAATCGCTGCAGGGCGGAGGTAGCCGCGGCTGTGACAGCCGTGGGACCATCCTCTGTGTGCTCCAGGAGGGTTGGGATGGTCTCAGGGAGCATGGCGTTCCCCAGGGCCAGCAGGTAAATGACCACCTCAGACTCCTCCTCGGCACCTCTGAGCCCCCTGAGGATGGTTTCCACCCCACGCTCCACCACCTGCTCAGGATTTGCAGGAGGTGAGGACAGGAGGTAGTCTGGGCACCCCTGGAAACTAGGGGGGGTGTCCCAGAAAGCCAAGTGTGAGGGATTGCAGAGgacccacctgcagcccacaaagtttctgctggcacagcttgcCCACCAGAGAGCCCACAGCAATTATCCCTGTCTCCCAGGTCTCAGGTGCCAGCTGCTTCCCATCCAGCTTGTCCTGGGCATCAGAAATGGGGTAATaggaagcaagaaaaaagaaatgaggggggaaaaagagaaagagtaTACTTTACCTCTTATGTCAAAGTGTTTCTtaagcaagaaaggaaaaactagTTCTTACCTGCCTTGAAGAAGGCCATGCATGATTTAATTGGATAAAATGCTGTGGCACTAAATTAAGATTTTATTATCTCTAATGCAGGGATACAAAGCATTTTCTGctgaattcttttcctctgaggaGCATCTGCTCCCACCACCAGTGTCCCATTAAATGCATATAAAACAACCCCAtgagcaggaaaataaatttccacagaaacattttcctttttccgtGGTGTGTGGGTCCATCCCAGATGCAGGACCCTcggggaagaaagaaagatgtCCATACTCACTAAGACGAGGTGGAGAAGCTCTCCTGAAGgctggagagagagagctgctgtgtAGAGAAACTTCTCTAGGAGGGGCTTGGACTCCTTGCTGAAATCTAGGAAGTCTGAGAGCGCTGCCAAGGAAGCCACAGACTGTGTGGCCACTGCTACCTCCACtaggaaggggctggagcaggaagaggGAAGTCATCAGTGGCATGGCCTACAAAAACCATGCAGTGCTTGGACAGGACAAGCATTAGGAAAAGCCAGAGAACACTGCCACTAGTCAGGATGGCTGCCTGGACCAGGGATggtgcacagagcagcaccagctgaCCCTGCTTGTCTTGTCCAGTGCTCAGAATCTTGGAGGCATGGTTCCAGGGATTCTCACCGTGTCTCCTCGGGCgctctcctcagcagctgcaggacatCCCTCTTCTTGGCGCTGCGCAGCATCTGGATGAACCTCTGGAACTGCCAGGTCGTCGCCACCTTCGAGGTGTCTGTTTTGACTCTCTGCCTGTCAAAAGCCTTCAGGAAGGCTCTCAGCTGCAAAGGTGAGGTTTGTTAGGTGGGATTTAGCCTCTTTTCCCATGTTATCATGGGATAACATTTACACCAAAGCAGCAGTAACTAGCCCCTCCAAAAGCACCATGGGGGGTTAACCCCAAACCCTACAAATGTGCAGCTTGAGGGGCAGCCCCTGGTGAGTTCTGGGGGTGGGGTAGCATCACTGACCGATGGGCAGTGGGTGCAGACCCTCCTGAAGAACAGGCTGGCCATGCCCAGGGGCTGGGACCGTGCTTCTGTACCAGCCAGCACATCCTTAAGGCTTTCTCCAGAcacctctgccagcccaggcaTTGCAGAAGAcaccagctggagctgctgcctgtgaagTGAGAAATAATCAATGGAAAGTTTTGTGATTTCCACCCTCCATGGCCAATGGTTGGGATCATCGCTCACCTTGAAGTGATTTTGATGCCGGAGCGGGATCTCAGGGCTGGAGCCACCGTGTGGCTTTCCTCTGCCAGTACTGACTGGAGCAGGCTGTCTTTCACCACATACTGGCTTCTGCTGGAGGGCTGCCACTCGACTCCAAAAATCTTGGACAAgaaaaagcaaggagaaaaaaatgcaacctTTTTTTACCATGCCCTCTCCCCAGGAGATTTCTCTCTCTACATTAGCAGAAAAAGACCTTTTCCATCCACAAAGTTGCCTACTTCACTTGCAAAATGTAGGAAAGGAAAATCCATAAGAACCTGCCTTCTTCCCAAATGTGGGAGAAGCAACACCAGGTGAAGACCAGCAAGGGGCTGTTCTCACCCATGGCTGGTGCAGGTGGACAGCATGGTGACACCACATGGACTTGCACAGCAAGGTGGTGTTGAgacccctgccagggcctgtgGGGCCTCCATGGGGATGACCATTTTTATATTGAATTCAGTAGaatttgtatatttaaaaacaatcaaacaaacactTAAATTTTGGTTATGGCAGGTATAGCTGCATTAAGACCCACAGGATTTCATCTGTTTATGTCAGGTCTGAACACAGGTTACTGCTTTAAGCAAAACAAAGTCCTGTCAAACTAATCGCCAATCCAATGAGTCCGAGACCCAGCAAACATCCCTATATCTCCACCTTCCCAAGCAGGATCAGTTGACAGCGCAGAAATGATAACAAGAGTGGGGATGGGGTGATCCGGAGCACCTTTACTACTCTTACCCACCCTGACACCATAAGATCCTCCTGAGGGATGTTGGTACATCCCACTTTGAGGATGGGTCTAAGAATCCCATCCCAAGATGGTGCAGAAGGCTGAagccagctgggaatgggaatccAAGCCCACCTGCAAAAAGATTTTAGGGATGGCCCTCCTGTACTCAATGTGAGCTGAGCCCCCCCA
This portion of the Hirundo rustica isolate bHirRus1 chromosome 8, bHirRus1.pri.v3, whole genome shotgun sequence genome encodes:
- the LOC120756098 gene encoding microsomal triglyceride transfer protein large subunit-like; its protein translation is MNPQAVWGCLCLLGFSLLRAAKGNLQLLSFQPRTLYQYRYTLDVQLHHTSTPWPWGARLQAEALIHLHRLWRDRGGEELLQVQVHDLKAQHQPEEEESQDRTGGSPVEIALSPEAQAELQQPVFISWNSGKVRAFYGNEAENILISNLKRGIISLFQLQPHAGTTVEEDASGSCQVTYTVSNHSITKIKDLLSCSEPKSGFTSINKIFGVEWQPSSRSQYVVKDSLLQSVLAEESHTVAPALRSRSGIKITSRQQLQLVSSAMPGLAEVSGESLKDVLAGTEARSQPLGMASLFFRRVCTHCPSLRAFLKAFDRQRVKTDTSKVATTWQFQRFIQMLRSAKKRDVLQLLRRAPEETRPFLVEVAVATQSVASLAALSDFLDFSKESKPLLEKFLYTAALSLQPSGELLHLVLDKLDGKQLAPETWETGIIAVGSLVGKLCQQKLCGLQVVERGVETILRGLRGAEEESEVVIYLLALGNAMLPETIPTLLEHTEDGPTAVTAAATSALQRFPAPHICSKVKRAMRRVFHQKRKSYDKTCRLAAAEILLDNHPLPMDVINILLATNEMETEMATFLLLKIQNSLRDHHHLAKKIMKDIMGDPRINNYNFFSKVGISSSFSGPMTVTQDLTSTFGLDLLFLEGGFLRKSVSDFSLLSHGQRLRAAQVTFEAQGMESMMGENLSEGEEEPELMAGMSATFFDVQLRPIIFFRGYTDLMAKVLLSRGEPTSIVRGNLLLMDHHQVIPLQSGLQVTIKLQGGLGLDISADMDVSIWEQEVKTSVTARGSLAMDFQAELDSPFLQATLRSQTEAETSIHFDTKLRFSSSPVLMCLQLREEQVPYREVFTVSQSAGSQSSTARKGRHGTLSGREFALHQTNSKVCNLLLTAEKE